TCGCACGCCGAACCGCCTCGCCCACCCAGGTGGCCCCGGGCTCGCGGGTGACCACCGGGCCGAGGTCGGCAAGGGCGCCGGCAAGGCCGGCGACGAGCGTGCTCTTCCCGCTCCCGTCGATCCCCTCGACGGTCACGAGCATGTCCGCCCCTCCTCCACCCACGCGAGGGGGATCGTCCCCCTGTGCACGCCCGTTGCCACGATGGCGCCGTCGAAACCCGCACCCTCCAGGACGTCGAGGTCGCGCACCCCGGCGACGCCCCCGCCCCAGAGGAGGCGGCCCGGATAGGCGGCCCGGATCTCTTCGAGGTCGGCAGGCAGGCCGCAACCCGTGCCGACGCCCCCGATATTCAGGAGGATGCACCCGGCAAAGGGGAGGCCTGCCGCCCTCTTCAGCACGGCGACCGGGGCCTCTCCCGACGGGATCACCAGCCCGCCCTTCACGTCGACAGAGAGGAAAGAGCCAGGATAACGTGCGAGGTCCTCCCCTGCAGTCTCTGTCCCGACGACATTGACGACGCCGCCCATCAGGTCGGCCGGGCCGCGGCACCCCCTGTCGACATAGCACCGATCCACCATATCGGCAAGACGCCGGATCACATTTTCGTGATCGCCAACGCCCTCGATACGGTCAAGGTCCGCGATATAGAGGTACTTCGGTGCGAGGTCCTCGCAGTAGGCGACAGGCTCGACCGAGCGCGCCAGACCCCATGTGAGAGGGGCATAGGTCTCCCGCTCCCCCTTCGCCCCATGGACGACAGAACCGCCTTTCAGGTCCATTGCAAGAATACATTCCATGACTTCAACGCAATCACTATTAGGATTAAAGATCATTAATTCCTATGCGATTATTGGTCAGCCCTAGCAGTATTGAGGAGGCCCAATCCGCACTCGCAGCCGACATCATCGACGTGAAAAAACCGTCCGAAGGATCGCTCGGCGCCAACTTCCCCTGGGTGATCCGGGGGATCAAGGAGATGGCGGAAAAACCGGTCAGTGCTGCCATAGGCGATTTTGATTACAAACCTGGAGGCGCAGCCCTTGCAGCATACGGGGCTGCGTGCGCTGGTGCTGACTATATCAAGGTCGGGCTCATGTTCGACGGCAGAGATAAAGCCTACGAACTGAGCAGGGCCGTTGTGAAAGCAGTTAAGGACGAATTCCCGGAGAAAACCGTCGTTATCGCCGCATATTCCGATTACGAGAGGCTCGGCACGATCTCTCCCTTCGTCGCCGCCGAAGCGGCAGCCGAAGCAGGCGCCGACGTCGCCATGATCGACACCGGCAGGAAAGACGGAAAGAGCACCTTCTCGTTCATGGATGCGGACGCCCTTGCCACCTTTACCGAACAGAACCGCAGCCTCGGGGTGGCGACGGCCCTTGCAGGTTCGCTGAAATTTGAAGACCTCACCACCCTCAAGACCA
This window of the Methanofollis ethanolicus genome carries:
- a CDS encoding (5-formylfuran-3-yl)methyl phosphate synthase; protein product: MRLLVSPSSIEEAQSALAADIIDVKKPSEGSLGANFPWVIRGIKEMAEKPVSAAIGDFDYKPGGAALAAYGAACAGADYIKVGLMFDGRDKAYELSRAVVKAVKDEFPEKTVVIAAYSDYERLGTISPFVAAEAAAEAGADVAMIDTGRKDGKSTFSFMDADALATFTEQNRSLGVATALAGSLKFEDLTTLKTIDPEIIGVRGMVCGGDRTDAIRPELVEKALAMIR
- a CDS encoding HisA/HisF-related TIM barrel protein, yielding MECILAMDLKGGSVVHGAKGERETYAPLTWGLARSVEPVAYCEDLAPKYLYIADLDRIEGVGDHENVIRRLADMVDRCYVDRGCRGPADLMGGVVNVVGTETAGEDLARYPGSFLSVDVKGGLVIPSGEAPVAVLKRAAGLPFAGCILLNIGGVGTGCGLPADLEEIRAAYPGRLLWGGGVAGVRDLDVLEGAGFDGAIVATGVHRGTIPLAWVEEGRTCS